Proteins co-encoded in one Hymenobacter swuensis DY53 genomic window:
- the prmC gene encoding peptide chain release factor N(5)-glutamine methyltransferase, whose amino-acid sequence MPTLRQLTTDLTTALTPVYEAREAEAIAAQLLEHLLHLTPLQRRMQAQEVVDETRLLELAAMQARLLRHEPLQYVLGTAHFAGLELEVTPATLIPRPETEELVELIAREQAGRAGLQVLDVGTGSGCIPLALAGRLPGCHLTAVDVSMEALVVARRNAVHYEVVIDFQQVDVLTQVPMLAGPLDVLVSNPPYVLENERPLMRPNVLQYEPATALFVPDHDPLLFYRRIAELGRELLTVGGSLYFEINEQFAPETVAMLKTLGYTHAVAHNDIFDKARMVRAIWPGAAQARIIER is encoded by the coding sequence ATGCCCACGCTCCGCCAACTGACCACCGACCTGACCACGGCGCTTACGCCCGTCTATGAAGCCCGCGAGGCCGAGGCCATTGCCGCACAGTTGCTGGAACACCTGCTGCACCTCACGCCCTTGCAGCGGCGCATGCAGGCCCAGGAAGTAGTGGACGAAACCCGTCTGTTGGAGTTGGCGGCCATGCAGGCGCGGCTGCTGCGCCACGAGCCGCTGCAGTACGTGCTGGGCACCGCGCACTTTGCTGGCCTGGAGCTGGAGGTTACGCCGGCCACCCTCATTCCGCGTCCCGAAACCGAGGAGTTGGTTGAGCTGATTGCGCGAGAGCAGGCGGGCCGGGCGGGCCTGCAGGTGCTGGACGTGGGTACTGGCTCGGGCTGCATTCCGCTGGCCCTGGCCGGCCGGCTGCCCGGCTGCCACCTGACGGCCGTGGACGTATCGATGGAGGCGTTGGTCGTGGCCCGGCGAAACGCGGTGCATTATGAGGTAGTGATTGATTTTCAGCAGGTTGATGTTTTAACCCAAGTGCCGATGCTGGCCGGGCCGCTGGATGTGCTGGTGAGCAACCCGCCCTATGTGCTGGAAAACGAACGGCCCCTGATGCGGCCCAATGTGCTTCAGTACGAGCCGGCTACCGCCCTGTTTGTGCCCGACCACGACCCGTTGCTATTTTACCGCCGCATTGCGGAACTGGGCCGCGAGCTACTGACCGTTGGCGGCTCGCTCTACTTTGAAATCAACGAGCAGTTTGCTCCCGAAACGGTAGCTATGCTGAAGACGCTGGGATACACGCATGCTGTTGCCCACAACGATATTTTCGACAAGGCCCGAATGGTGCGTGCCATCTGGCCCGGGGCGGCCCAGGCGCGGATAATAGAAAGATAA
- a CDS encoding acyltransferase, whose product MSDAPGYYAHPTAVLDAGCRIGAGCRIWHFCHISGGAVLGEQCSLGQNVFVADGVTLGRNVKVQNNVSLYSGVHCADDVFLGPSVVFTNVLNPRAAVTRRGDEHYLPTRLAQGVSIGANSTIVCGTALGEYAFVGAGSVVTHDVPAYALVYGNPARQHGWMSTHGQKLHFDGEGWAFCSESKESYQLTDGRVCRMSPG is encoded by the coding sequence ATGTCCGACGCCCCCGGCTATTATGCGCACCCTACCGCCGTCCTCGACGCGGGCTGCCGCATCGGGGCCGGTTGCCGCATCTGGCACTTCTGCCACATCAGCGGCGGGGCGGTGCTGGGGGAGCAATGCAGCTTAGGGCAGAACGTGTTTGTGGCCGATGGTGTCACGCTGGGCCGCAACGTGAAGGTGCAGAATAACGTGAGCCTTTATAGTGGCGTACACTGCGCCGACGACGTGTTTCTGGGACCTTCGGTGGTGTTTACCAACGTGCTGAACCCCCGGGCCGCTGTGACCCGGCGCGGCGACGAACACTATCTGCCTACCCGGCTGGCGCAGGGCGTGAGCATCGGGGCCAACAGCACCATTGTGTGCGGCACCGCGCTGGGCGAATACGCCTTCGTAGGGGCCGGCTCGGTGGTGACGCATGATGTGCCGGCCTACGCGCTGGTGTACGGCAACCCCGCCCGGCAGCACGGCTGGATGAGTACCCACGGTCAGAAACTGCATTTCGACGGGGAAGGCTGGGCCTTTTGTTCCGAAAGTAAAGAATCTTATCAGCTAACCGACGGCCGGGTTTGCCGTATGAGCCCCGGCTAA
- a CDS encoding nucleotide sugar dehydrogenase yields MYEQLLQKQAKLAVIGLGYVGLPIALEFARKIQVIGFDINAKRVEMMRNNIDPSGELEAKDFEGCDITFTDSLDVLREATFYIVAVPTPIDEHAQPDLKPLIGASSSVGKVLKKGDYVVFESTVYPGCTEEDCIPVMEKLSGLKFPQDFKVGYSPERINPGDKEHTLSSIVKVVAGCDEESLEEIAKTYELVVKAGVHRASSIKVAEAAKIIENTQRDVNIALMNELSMIFDRMNINTYEVLEAAGTKWNFLKFSPGLVGGHCIGVDPYYLTYKAKELGYDAKVILSGRTTNDNMGAYIARKTVQTMIKQGKDVSKSRVLVMGATFKENVEDIRNSKVADVIQELKNFSVNVDIVDPHADSEELHHEYGFRLTPEADMRQDYDAIIVAVSHTPYTELTEDYFKSITNQPAVVVDIKGLFRGQIKDLTYWSL; encoded by the coding sequence GTGTACGAGCAACTTCTTCAGAAACAGGCCAAGCTGGCCGTTATCGGCCTCGGTTACGTGGGCCTGCCAATTGCCCTCGAATTCGCCCGTAAAATTCAGGTAATTGGTTTCGACATCAACGCCAAGCGCGTGGAGATGATGCGTAACAACATCGACCCCAGCGGCGAGTTGGAAGCCAAGGACTTTGAAGGCTGCGACATTACGTTCACCGATTCGCTGGATGTGTTGCGGGAAGCTACGTTCTACATCGTGGCCGTGCCCACGCCTATCGACGAGCACGCGCAGCCCGATTTGAAGCCGCTAATCGGGGCTTCCTCATCGGTAGGCAAGGTGCTGAAGAAGGGTGACTATGTGGTATTCGAAAGTACCGTATATCCTGGCTGCACCGAAGAGGATTGCATTCCGGTGATGGAAAAGCTTTCCGGCCTGAAATTTCCTCAGGACTTCAAAGTGGGGTACTCACCTGAGCGTATCAATCCCGGTGATAAGGAGCACACGCTCAGCAGCATCGTGAAGGTGGTAGCGGGTTGTGATGAGGAGTCGTTGGAGGAAATTGCCAAAACCTACGAGTTGGTGGTAAAAGCCGGTGTACACCGGGCCAGCAGCATCAAAGTAGCTGAGGCTGCCAAGATCATCGAAAACACCCAGCGCGACGTAAACATTGCGCTGATGAACGAGCTGTCGATGATTTTCGACCGCATGAACATCAATACCTACGAGGTGCTGGAAGCCGCCGGCACCAAGTGGAACTTCCTGAAGTTCTCGCCCGGTCTAGTGGGTGGCCATTGCATCGGCGTGGATCCGTACTACCTCACCTACAAAGCCAAGGAACTGGGCTACGACGCCAAGGTGATTCTGAGCGGCCGGACTACCAACGACAACATGGGCGCCTACATCGCACGCAAGACGGTGCAGACGATGATCAAGCAGGGCAAGGACGTATCCAAAAGCCGGGTGCTGGTGATGGGGGCTACCTTCAAAGAAAATGTGGAGGATATCCGCAACTCCAAGGTGGCCGACGTGATTCAGGAGCTGAAAAACTTTTCGGTAAATGTGGACATCGTGGACCCGCATGCCGACTCTGAAGAGCTGCACCATGAATACGGATTCCGCCTCACTCCTGAAGCCGATATGCGCCAGGATTACGATGCCATCATTGTGGCCGTAAGCCACACGCCTTACACGGAGCTGACGGAGGACTACTTCAAGTCTATCACCAACCAGCCGGCAGTAGTAGTAGATATCAAAGGTCTTTTCCGGGGCCAGATCAAAGACCTCACGTACTGGAGCCTGTAA
- the galE gene encoding UDP-glucose 4-epimerase GalE, whose amino-acid sequence MDRTKILVTGGAGYIGSHAVVELYEAGFQPVIVDDFSNSQEAAVAGIEAILQAKVPVHRIDCNDAEALRAVFAEEGNIRGVIHFAASKAVGESMQKPLKYYQNNVGSLLTLLQVMHEFGVEALVFSSSCTVYGVPDALPVTEQTPTKKANSPYGATKQMCEDILRDVAAAPGSTLRTILLRYFNPIGAHASAKIGELPLGVPQNLIPYVTQTAAGIREQLTINGDTYATPDGTNIRDYVHVVDLAKAHVVAVQRLLDQKGEAVETFNVGTGRGNSVLEVVQAFERATGQKLNYTIGAARPGDVPAIYADVTKSVEVLGFQTTSTLEEALASAWKWQQTLNG is encoded by the coding sequence ATGGACCGAACGAAAATACTGGTAACGGGCGGGGCCGGCTACATTGGCTCTCATGCGGTAGTCGAGCTGTATGAAGCCGGTTTTCAGCCGGTTATTGTGGATGATTTCAGTAATTCGCAGGAAGCTGCCGTAGCCGGCATAGAAGCTATTCTACAGGCTAAAGTGCCGGTTCACCGCATCGACTGTAACGATGCGGAGGCCTTGCGGGCAGTATTTGCCGAGGAAGGCAATATCCGTGGGGTAATTCACTTCGCCGCATCCAAGGCAGTTGGCGAGTCGATGCAGAAGCCCCTGAAATACTATCAGAACAACGTAGGCTCGTTGCTGACGCTATTGCAGGTAATGCATGAATTTGGCGTAGAGGCGTTGGTGTTCTCCTCATCGTGCACTGTGTACGGCGTGCCCGACGCGTTGCCCGTAACCGAGCAGACACCTACCAAAAAGGCTAACTCGCCCTACGGCGCCACCAAGCAGATGTGCGAAGACATCCTGCGCGACGTGGCGGCCGCGCCCGGCAGCACGCTACGCACCATCCTGCTGCGCTACTTCAACCCCATTGGGGCACATGCCTCGGCCAAAATCGGGGAGCTGCCGCTGGGCGTACCGCAGAACCTGATTCCGTACGTGACCCAGACGGCCGCCGGCATCCGCGAGCAGTTGACCATCAATGGCGACACTTACGCTACGCCCGACGGCACCAACATCCGCGACTATGTGCATGTGGTAGACTTGGCGAAAGCGCACGTAGTAGCGGTACAGCGCCTGCTTGATCAGAAAGGCGAAGCAGTAGAAACGTTCAACGTCGGTACCGGCCGCGGCAACTCGGTATTGGAGGTGGTACAGGCCTTTGAACGGGCTACCGGCCAGAAGCTGAACTACACTATTGGAGCAGCCCGCCCCGGCGACGTACCCGCCATTTACGCCGATGTAACCAAGTCGGTGGAGGTGCTGGGCTTTCAGACCACTTCTACGCTGGAAGAAGCGTTAGCCAGTGCCTGGAAATGGCAGCAGACCCTGAATGGCTAA
- the rfbB gene encoding dTDP-glucose 4,6-dehydratase: MKIIITGGAGFIGSHVVRLFVTKYPEYQILNLDALTYAGNLENLRDIENAPNYRLVKGDITDQVFVDTLFATEEPDAVIHLAAESHVDRSITDPLAFVKTNVLGTVHLLNAAKNLWKPLNYEGKVFYHVSTDEVYGSLDFGPEMFTEETSYDPRSPYSASKASSDHFVRAWHHTYHMPVKLSNCSNNYGPNHFPEKLIPLAIHRIQHGEAIPVYGKGENVRDWLFVKDHATAIDAVFHKGTVGETYNIGGVNEWANLELIHLLCDTLDEKTGKEKGTSRKLIKFVTDRAGHDLRYAIDSSKIMNELGWKPSVTFEQGLSQTVDWYLENEEWLNNVTSGAYQDYYQKQYNR, encoded by the coding sequence ATGAAAATCATCATCACCGGCGGGGCCGGCTTCATTGGGTCGCATGTGGTGCGCCTGTTCGTGACTAAGTATCCGGAGTATCAGATTCTGAACTTGGATGCGCTGACCTACGCCGGCAACCTCGAAAACCTGCGCGACATTGAAAACGCGCCCAACTACCGCTTGGTGAAAGGCGACATCACCGATCAGGTGTTCGTGGACACGCTGTTTGCGACTGAGGAGCCCGACGCCGTGATTCACTTGGCCGCCGAAAGCCACGTGGACCGCAGCATCACCGATCCGCTGGCCTTCGTAAAAACCAACGTGCTGGGCACGGTGCACCTGCTGAACGCCGCCAAAAACCTGTGGAAGCCGCTCAACTACGAGGGCAAAGTGTTTTACCACGTGAGCACCGACGAGGTGTACGGCTCGCTGGACTTCGGCCCCGAGATGTTCACCGAGGAAACCAGCTACGACCCCCGCTCGCCTTACTCGGCCAGCAAGGCGTCGTCGGATCACTTTGTGCGGGCCTGGCACCACACGTACCACATGCCGGTGAAGCTGAGCAACTGCTCCAACAACTACGGCCCCAACCACTTCCCCGAGAAGCTGATTCCGCTGGCCATCCACCGCATTCAGCACGGCGAGGCCATTCCGGTGTACGGCAAGGGCGAAAACGTACGCGACTGGCTGTTCGTGAAAGACCACGCTACGGCCATTGATGCTGTGTTCCACAAGGGCACCGTAGGCGAAACCTACAACATCGGCGGCGTAAACGAGTGGGCCAACTTGGAGCTGATTCACCTGCTCTGCGACACCCTGGACGAAAAAACCGGCAAGGAAAAAGGTACCTCGCGCAAGCTCATTAAGTTCGTGACGGACCGCGCCGGCCACGATCTGCGCTACGCCATCGACAGCAGCAAAATCATGAATGAGCTGGGCTGGAAACCGTCCGTGACCTTCGAGCAGGGCCTGAGCCAGACCGTGGATTGGTACCTGGAAAACGAGGAATGGCTCAACAACGTCACCAGCGGCGCTTACCAGGACTACTACCAGAAGCAGTATAACAGATAA
- a CDS encoding SDR family oxidoreductase produces the protein MYNTPFHDQPLDNLSFLVTGGAGFIGSNLVEYLLKYGAKEVRVLDNFSNGFRKNVALFKDNPALRVIEGDIRDRQTCIDACKGIDVVLHQAALGSVPRSINDPITSNDVNVGGFVNMLVGAKEAGVKRFVYAASSSTYGDHKALPKVEDRIGKPLSPYAVTKYANELYADVFGKTYGMEIIGLRYFNIFGPRQDPNGAYAAVIPLFIDAVLENRPPKMNGDGGQTRDFTFVENCVQANIKAALVQNPEAVNQVYNVAVADRTSLNDLFNILKAEAGSDITPEYGPDRAGDIRDSLADISKANNLLGYQPQIRIQEGLQKTLDWFKTHQEFIAERN, from the coding sequence GTGTACAACACTCCTTTTCACGACCAGCCGCTTGATAACCTGAGCTTCCTCGTTACTGGCGGGGCCGGCTTCATCGGCTCGAACCTGGTGGAATATCTGCTCAAGTACGGCGCCAAAGAGGTACGCGTGCTGGACAACTTCTCCAACGGCTTCCGCAAAAACGTGGCGCTGTTCAAAGACAACCCAGCTTTGCGCGTCATCGAAGGCGACATCCGTGACCGGCAGACCTGCATCGATGCCTGCAAGGGCATTGATGTGGTGCTGCATCAGGCGGCCCTGGGCTCCGTGCCCCGCTCCATCAACGACCCCATCACGAGCAACGACGTGAACGTGGGCGGCTTCGTGAACATGCTGGTGGGAGCTAAGGAAGCAGGCGTGAAGCGCTTCGTGTACGCAGCCTCCAGCTCCACCTACGGTGACCATAAGGCCCTGCCCAAAGTGGAGGACCGCATCGGCAAGCCCCTCTCGCCCTACGCTGTGACCAAGTATGCCAACGAGCTGTACGCCGACGTATTTGGCAAGACCTACGGCATGGAAATCATCGGGCTGCGGTACTTCAACATCTTCGGCCCGCGCCAGGACCCAAACGGAGCTTATGCGGCTGTAATTCCACTGTTTATTGACGCCGTGCTGGAAAACCGTCCGCCCAAAATGAACGGCGACGGGGGCCAGACCCGCGACTTCACCTTCGTGGAAAACTGTGTGCAGGCCAACATTAAGGCGGCGCTGGTGCAGAACCCCGAGGCCGTGAACCAGGTGTACAATGTGGCCGTGGCCGACCGCACCTCGCTCAACGACCTGTTCAACATTCTCAAGGCAGAGGCCGGCTCCGACATCACCCCCGAGTACGGCCCCGACCGCGCCGGTGACATCCGCGACTCCCTGGCCGACATCAGCAAGGCTAACAACCTGCTCGGCTACCAGCCTCAAATCCGCATTCAGGAGGGCTTGCAGAAGACGCTGGACTGGTTCAAAACCCACCAAGAGTTCATTGCTGAGCGAAATTAA
- the rfbA gene encoding glucose-1-phosphate thymidylyltransferase RfbA, producing the protein MKGIILAGGSGTRLHPLTLAVSKQMMPVYDKPMVYYPLSILMMAGIREILIITTPHDQAQFKKLLGDGASLGCRFEYIVQEVPNGLAQAFVLGADFIGDDKVALVLGDNIFHGEGMEELLKSNSNPDGGVVYAYHVHDPERYGVVEFDADNKALSIEEKPAQPKSNYAVPGLYFYDNDVVQIARDLKPSPRGEYEITDVNQEYLRRGKLKVGILGRGTAWLDTGTFESLMQAGEFVRVLEQRQGLKVGSIEEVAYRQGFIDADQLRKIAEPLRKSGYGDYLMRLPEQLLM; encoded by the coding sequence ATGAAAGGCATCATTCTCGCCGGCGGCTCCGGCACCCGGTTGCACCCCCTTACTCTGGCCGTATCCAAGCAGATGATGCCGGTGTACGACAAGCCGATGGTGTACTACCCGCTGTCCATCCTGATGATGGCCGGCATTCGGGAAATCCTCATCATCACTACGCCCCACGACCAAGCGCAGTTCAAAAAGCTACTCGGCGACGGCGCCAGCCTGGGTTGCCGCTTCGAGTACATCGTGCAGGAAGTGCCCAATGGGTTGGCCCAGGCCTTCGTGCTGGGCGCTGACTTCATCGGCGACGATAAGGTAGCCTTGGTACTCGGCGACAACATCTTTCACGGCGAAGGTATGGAAGAGCTGCTTAAGAGCAATAGCAACCCCGATGGTGGCGTGGTGTACGCCTATCACGTGCACGACCCGGAGCGCTACGGCGTGGTGGAGTTCGATGCCGATAACAAGGCCCTCAGCATTGAAGAGAAGCCCGCCCAGCCCAAGAGCAACTACGCCGTACCCGGCCTGTACTTCTATGACAACGATGTGGTGCAGATTGCCCGTGACCTGAAGCCCAGCCCGCGCGGCGAGTATGAGATTACCGACGTGAACCAGGAGTACCTGCGCCGCGGCAAGCTGAAAGTGGGCATCCTGGGCCGGGGCACCGCCTGGCTCGATACGGGTACCTTTGAGAGCCTGATGCAGGCCGGCGAATTTGTACGTGTGCTGGAACAGCGCCAGGGCCTGAAGGTGGGCTCGATTGAGGAAGTGGCCTACCGCCAGGGCTTCATCGACGCCGACCAGCTGCGCAAGATTGCCGAGCCCCTGCGCAAAAGCGGCTACGGCGACTACCTCATGCGTCTACCCGAGCAGCTGCTGATGTAA
- the chrA gene encoding chromate efflux transporter, with translation MVPPQDDIQLAPPPRRAKQVKRGRNLIFLKDVAALGLSAFGGPQAHLAMMLRLLVDKRRYLTAAELLELTALCQILPGPTSTQTITAIGFRLGGPNLAYLTLLVWMLPAVCIMTCAGLTISYLDKEQVARLVQYVQPVAVGFVAYSAYKIAEKVIHTKTSVALMVVAAMLVYRFQVPWLMPILLLAGGLITTFRYRKMPQETKIPLRIEWPNFLLWLGIFIGAAVLGQYTQWLPVRLFENFYRNGSLVFGGGQVLAPLFYTEFVEFKHYLSPEEFLSGLGMVQALPGPNFSFASYIGALAMRREGSGIDGQLLGALVGAAGIFMPGTLLIFFLIRFWDQLKRYRVVKASLEGINAVSAGLVCAATFLLYHPLPDHPINLVLIAATFLLLLWEKVPSYLIVGAALVAGLVF, from the coding sequence GTGGTTCCACCGCAAGATGATATTCAACTGGCTCCTCCACCCCGCCGCGCCAAACAGGTCAAGCGGGGGCGGAACCTCATTTTCCTGAAGGATGTGGCGGCCTTGGGCCTAAGCGCCTTCGGGGGGCCGCAGGCACACTTGGCCATGATGCTGCGGCTGCTGGTGGATAAGCGCCGCTACCTCACCGCCGCCGAGTTATTAGAGCTGACCGCTTTATGCCAGATTCTGCCCGGTCCCACGTCTACTCAAACTATTACCGCCATTGGATTTCGGCTGGGCGGCCCTAACCTGGCGTATCTCACGCTGCTGGTCTGGATGCTGCCAGCTGTGTGCATTATGACCTGTGCCGGCCTCACCATCAGCTACCTGGATAAGGAACAGGTAGCCCGTCTGGTGCAATACGTGCAGCCCGTGGCGGTGGGCTTCGTGGCGTACTCGGCCTACAAGATTGCCGAGAAGGTGATTCACACCAAAACCTCTGTGGCCCTGATGGTGGTGGCCGCCATGCTGGTCTACCGGTTTCAGGTGCCGTGGCTCATGCCTATTCTGCTATTGGCGGGTGGCCTGATTACCACGTTCCGCTACCGCAAAATGCCCCAGGAAACCAAAATACCGCTGCGCATTGAGTGGCCTAATTTTCTACTGTGGCTGGGTATATTCATTGGGGCTGCCGTGCTGGGCCAGTACACCCAATGGCTCCCGGTGCGCCTGTTCGAGAACTTCTACCGCAACGGGAGCCTCGTGTTTGGGGGCGGGCAGGTATTAGCCCCGCTGTTCTACACCGAGTTTGTAGAGTTCAAGCATTATCTCTCTCCCGAAGAATTCCTGTCGGGCTTGGGGATGGTGCAGGCCCTGCCTGGTCCGAACTTCTCTTTCGCCTCCTACATCGGGGCACTGGCCATGCGCCGGGAGGGCAGCGGCATCGACGGGCAGCTGTTGGGGGCGCTGGTGGGCGCGGCCGGCATTTTTATGCCGGGTACGTTGCTTATCTTTTTCCTGATCCGGTTCTGGGACCAGCTTAAGCGGTATCGGGTGGTAAAGGCATCCCTGGAAGGCATCAACGCCGTGTCGGCCGGGCTGGTGTGCGCAGCCACTTTCCTGCTTTACCATCCGCTACCCGACCATCCCATCAATCTGGTGTTAATTGCCGCTACCTTCCTGCTGCTGCTGTGGGAGAAGGTGCCCTCCTACCTCATCGTTGGAGCCGCTCTGGTGGCGGGCCTGGTATTTTAG
- a CDS encoding isopenicillin N synthase family dioxygenase, with protein sequence MEEKLLDEIPSLDLADFRSGDPERKARFVQQLGEAYQNIGFVALKNHGLTDEQTQALYADVKSFFSLPDDVKQQYEKPELAGQRGYVSKGKEHAKGRNTGDLKEFYHVGQEVEDNTDPIGKEYPANIWPSEVEGFHKSTFTTYRTLEAAGKDVLRAIALYLKLPETYFDDKVRNGNSILRPIHYFPIEDPDAVPADAVRAAEHGDINLITLLMGASADGLQVKRRDDKWIPITALPDQIVVNVGDMLQRLTNGVLKSTIHRVVNPAREKMNSSRFSVPFFMHPRSEMSLAALENCVTAENPKKEADITAGEFLNERLIELGLKKK encoded by the coding sequence ATGGAAGAAAAGCTGCTGGACGAAATTCCGTCCCTCGATTTGGCTGATTTCCGTTCCGGCGACCCGGAGCGCAAAGCCCGCTTCGTTCAACAACTCGGCGAAGCCTACCAGAATATCGGTTTCGTGGCCCTCAAAAATCACGGCCTCACCGATGAGCAGACCCAAGCCCTCTACGCCGACGTAAAATCGTTCTTCTCGCTGCCCGACGACGTAAAGCAGCAGTACGAGAAGCCCGAGTTGGCAGGCCAGCGCGGCTACGTGAGCAAGGGCAAGGAGCACGCCAAGGGACGCAACACCGGCGACCTGAAGGAGTTTTACCATGTGGGCCAGGAAGTAGAAGACAACACCGACCCCATCGGCAAAGAATATCCGGCCAACATCTGGCCAAGTGAAGTGGAAGGTTTCCACAAGAGCACGTTCACCACGTACCGCACGCTGGAAGCCGCCGGCAAGGACGTGCTGCGCGCCATTGCCCTGTACCTGAAACTACCGGAAACCTACTTCGACGATAAGGTGCGTAACGGTAACAGCATTTTGCGCCCCATTCATTACTTCCCCATCGAAGACCCGGATGCGGTACCGGCTGATGCTGTCCGCGCCGCTGAGCACGGCGACATCAACCTCATCACGCTGCTGATGGGGGCTTCGGCTGATGGCCTGCAGGTGAAGCGCCGCGACGACAAGTGGATTCCGATTACGGCCTTGCCCGACCAAATTGTGGTGAACGTAGGCGACATGCTCCAGCGCCTCACCAACGGTGTGCTCAAGAGCACCATTCACCGCGTGGTAAACCCGGCCCGCGAGAAGATGAACTCCTCGCGCTTCTCGGTACCATTCTTCATGCACCCCCGCTCCGAAATGAGCTTGGCCGCCTTAGAAAACTGCGTAACCGCCGAAAATCCCAAGAAGGAAGCCGACATTACGGCCGGTGAATTCCTGAATGAGCGACTGATTGAGCTGGGCCTCAAGAAGAAGTAA